One Dreissena polymorpha isolate Duluth1 chromosome 9, UMN_Dpol_1.0, whole genome shotgun sequence genomic window carries:
- the LOC127845960 gene encoding uncharacterized protein LOC127845960, whose product MKSSVTIGALLALGCLVSRSGAQCEGPATADGSSYCVGRGFFGRLLGQYQWQTCVRSSYLSAASNGTRICAAGQGLCAYKCQDELMDVHKEFDVEKADVTEACRCDPSAVMVNATTLPAKCFTPTGIDCTWHDECVQSKFKCDWANMKWSKLASSMCQLFQTHKNDFDVIGQRWISGVGKCLHDMQVPFLRPYVRPSCEALTTAGPKIQELCYRTPGGGAPNLCDVGFVNWIKVVGTVRETVQDEQNAMPADPTKELRGLDERIIQEGTALIKECGWDISHFKILKMRLKALDLISKISSISKMIADQLRRQLEVKFGIGLNKLLIFPLDFAEHRVGKRNADAYNTNVFFLITSKQLYDLRDADSSSSLRMAPIFEYLEKSVSEGTLKDVISLKDAGITKIEVFESFESGRPVQHGELPDTKLMADQIALLVILILIILSSMFGAFCYCMRRRNGLYKEKYIQMK is encoded by the exons ATGAAGTCATCGGTAACTATTGGTGCGCTGTTAGCACTTGGTTGTCTTGTTTCACGCTCGGGCGCACAATGCGAAGGACCGGCAACTGCCGACGGGTCATCGTATTGCGTGGGGCGTGGCTTCTTTGGGCGCTTGCTTGGTCAGTATCagtggcagacatgtgtaagatCTTCCTACCTGTCCGCTGCCTCTAATGGGACTCGAATATGTGCGGCAGGACAAGGGTTATGCGCTTACAAATGCCAGGACGAATTGATGGACGTTCACAAGGAGTTTGATGTGGAAAAAG CCGACGTGACTGAAGCGTGTAGGTGTGATCCTAGTGCCGTTATGGTAAACGCAACCACGCTGCCGGCAAAATGCTTTACCCCAACCGGTATCGACTGCACCTGGCACGACGAATGTGTACAG TCCAAATTCAAATGCGACTGGGCCAACATGAAATGGTCGAAACTCGCATCAAGTATGTGCCAGCTATTTCAGACGCATAAGAACGACTTTGACGTGATTGGTCAACGGTGGATATCTGGTGTAGGCAAATGCCTGCACGACATGCAGGTTCCATTCCTGCGTCCGTACGTGCGGCCTTCGTGTGAGGCTCTGACAACGGCCGGCCCGAAGATACAAGAGCTTTGCTACAGAACCCCGGGAGGGGGAGCGCCGAATTTATGCGACGTCGGATTTGTGAACTGGATAAAAGTAGTTGGAACAGTTAGGGAGACTGTTCAAGATGAGCAGAATGCGATGCCTGCAGACCCAACGAAGGAATTGAGAGGCCTTGATGAAAGGATCATTCAGGAGGGAACAGCGCTGATAAAGGAATGTGGTTGGGACATCAGTCATTTCAAAATTCTTAAGATGAGACTTAAAGCCCTTGACCTCATATCGAAAATCTCCAGCATTTCAAAAATGATCGCCGATCAATTGAGGAGACAGCTGGAGGTCAAATTTGGGATTGGTTTAAATAAGCTTTTGATCTTTCCGCTTGATTTTGCAGAACACAGGGTTGGGAAAAGAAACGCCGATGCGTATAACACCAACGTTTTCTTTCTGATCACTTCCAAGCAATTGTATGACCTGCGAGACGCCGACAGTTCATCGTCTCTGCGAATGGCGCCCATTTTTGAATACCTAGAAAAGTCCGTATCTGAAGGAACACTGAAAGACGTCATTTCCTTGAAAGACGCTGGTATTACTAAGATTGAGGTATTCGAGTCTTTTGAGTCCGGCCGACCCGTGCAGCATGGGGAACTTCCGGACACAAAGCTCATGGCTGACCAGATCGCGCTTCTTGTTATACTGATTCTTATTATATTGTCTTCTATGTTTGGTGCATTTTGCTATTGTATGAGAAGACGGAACGGCCTTTACAAAGAAAAGTATATCCAGATGAAGTAG
- the LOC127845961 gene encoding protein PML-like, producing the protein MATFLQSTIDKGSDILQDFLCSTCEDKKLDKMADFYCETCVKFYCGKCIGMHSQLFIKHAPYGRGDLKKWPVAKQVEDFLLKCDVHKDKNLELFCDNHIELCCTNCAIVNHRHCQKITLISDIVKSQSTDLQQLSVSIQTILKELKKLQDNQEASIQYVQSSYDEQLHKIQNTRREINAALDTIEQKTRKEMLDTLTKLQASTKSEADNCIRLRDELKRLRDATQDISDKSKQELSFIATRKCEEIIKQSKTFLNSTLQDKFYISFQPNSEIVQYLSTLLGLGKIERMMVQDNPNKVITVQGKSEHNVKISSDSEECGIIAILVLPAKQILVADNENKKVKLLDQQYEVVSHCSVTGYPSTLCDITPSEVAVTVNDPAKNIHQVQFITVNNRQLVIGRKLQFKHACVGIAFHQGDMYITTCTALYKYTLNGKLVSKMYEDTSDSYTVFGCAVSPTGDKLYIINCPQQKLLTLARDGSVLATFTDHALQLLNGLHVTPAGQVLVSANGSNTILQVDSEGKRKLATLGTKEDGVVEPISVCYNRHTASIIVGLYKKSSIIVFKVG; encoded by the exons ATGGCAACCTTTTTACAATCCACCATTGACAAGGGATCTGACATTCTCCAAGATTTCTTATGTTCGACATGTGAAGACAAGAAACTGGATAAAATGGCTGATTTCTACTGTGAAACTTGTGTTAAATTTTACTGCGGAAAATGTATTGGCATGCAcagccagttgtttataaaacatgcccCCTATGGAAGGGGAGATTTAAAGAAATGGCCAGTGGCAAAGCAGGTGGAAGATTTTCTATTGAAATGCGATGTCCATAAAGATAAAAACCTTGAATTGTTTTGTGATAATCACATTGAGCTGTGCTGCACAAACTGTGCAATTGTTAATCACAG ACACTGCCAAAAGATAACTCTTATATCCGACATCGTAAAAAGCCAGTCAACAGACCTTCAACAACTTTCAGTTTCTATCCAAACTATTCTAAAAGAGTTGAAGAAACTTCAAGACAACCAAGAGGCTAGCATTCAGTATGTGCAAAGTTCATATGATGAACAGTTACACAAGATACAGAACACTCGCAGAGAAATAAACGCAGCCCTAGACACTATTGAACAGAAGACACGAAAGGAAATGTTAGATACTCTAACCAAACTGCAGGCCTCTACCAAAAGTGAAGCTGATAATTGCATCAGGCTTAGGGATGAATTGAAACGACTTCGAGACGCCACACAGGACATAAGTGATAAAAGCAAGCAGGAGTTATCGTTTATTGCCACCAGAAAATGCgaggaaataataaaacaatctaAAACTTTTTTGAATAGCACTCTTCAGGataaattttatatatcattCCAGCCTAACAGTGAAATTGTACAGTACTTGTCAACACTGTTAGGTCTTGGGAAGATTGAACGAATGATGGTACAAGATAATCCAAACAAGGTTATCACTGTGCAGGGCAAGTCTGAACACAATGTGAAAATATCAAGTGATTCAGAGGAATGTGGTATCATAGCAATCCTTGTTCTCCCAGCCAAACAGATCCTGGTTGCAGACAACGAGAATAAGAAAGTCAAGCTTCTTGACCAGCAGTAcgaggtggtgagtcactgtagTGTGACTGGCTATCCATCGACCCTGTGTGATATCACACCCAGTGAAGTGGCTGTTACTGTGAATGACCCTGCTAAGAACATACATCAGGTCCAGTTCATCACAGTCAACAACAGACAGCTGGTAATAGGAAGAAAGCTTCAGTTTAAACATGCATGTGTTGGTATTGCTTTCCACCAGGGAGACATGTATATTACTACTTGTACTGCACTGTACAAGTATACACTGAATGGGAAACTTGTCAGCAAGATGTATGAGGATACATCAGACAGttatacag TATTCGGGTGTGCTGTGAGCCCCACAGGGGACAAGTTGTACATCATTAATTGCCCCCAGCAAAAGCTCCTGACTCTGGCCAGGGATGGTTCAGTCCTGGCCACATTCACTGACCATGCACTACAATTGCTAAATGGtcttcatgtgacacctgcaGGCCAAGTGCTAGTCAGTGCTAACGGGTCCAACACTATCCTACAAGTAGATAGTGAGGGCAAGAGAAAGCTGGCTACTCTTGGTACAAAGGAGGATGGAGTGGTGGAACCAATatcagtctgctacaacagacaCACTGCCTCCATCATTGTGGGATTATACAAGAAGAGTAGTATCATCGTGTTCAAAGTGGGATAG